The following coding sequences are from one Aggregicoccus sp. 17bor-14 window:
- a CDS encoding creatininase family protein yields MSSPFRALEAAHLSWPRVRALARGGAVALLPVGSTEAHGPHLPLAVDVLIAQAVCREVARRLESERGVQALLFPPVAYGLTDFAASFSGTVSLAADTARALLADALAGIAGHGFAATLAVNHHLEPAHFRVVHEAAKAARERSGARVLAPDHRRPPTGPLLGREFTHGGSHAGCYETSLMLAAAPELVDQDALAGLAAVEVDLPARIKAGARDFHEAGGPEAYFGDPRSASAEEGKRLLGVLADAVLSALDAP; encoded by the coding sequence ATGAGCAGCCCGTTTCGCGCGCTGGAGGCCGCCCACCTCTCCTGGCCGCGCGTGCGCGCGCTCGCCCGCGGCGGCGCAGTGGCGCTCCTGCCGGTGGGCTCGACGGAAGCGCACGGGCCCCACCTGCCGCTCGCGGTGGACGTGCTCATCGCCCAGGCGGTGTGCCGCGAGGTGGCGCGGCGCCTGGAGAGCGAGCGCGGGGTGCAGGCGCTGCTCTTTCCGCCGGTGGCCTACGGTCTCACCGACTTCGCCGCGTCCTTCAGCGGCACGGTGAGCCTCGCGGCGGACACGGCGCGCGCGCTGCTCGCGGACGCGCTCGCGGGCATCGCGGGGCACGGCTTTGCGGCGACGCTCGCGGTGAACCACCACCTGGAGCCCGCGCACTTCCGCGTGGTGCACGAGGCGGCGAAGGCCGCGCGCGAGCGCAGCGGCGCGCGCGTGCTGGCGCCCGACCACCGCCGCCCGCCCACCGGGCCCCTGCTGGGCCGGGAGTTCACCCACGGCGGCAGCCACGCGGGCTGCTACGAGACCAGCCTCATGCTCGCCGCGGCGCCCGAGCTGGTGGACCAGGACGCGCTCGCGGGGCTCGCGGCCGTGGAGGTGGACCTGCCGGCGCGCATCAAGGCCGGGGCCAGGGACTTCCACGAGGCGGGAGGGCCCGAGGCCTACTTCGGGGATCCCCGCAGTGCCTCGGCCGAGGAGGGGAAGCGGCTGCTCGGAGTGCTCGCGGACGCGGTGCTCTCGGCGCTGGACGCCCCCTGA
- a CDS encoding GNAT family N-acetyltransferase, with protein MSALRVESHETPERLRALQPAWQQLGAEAHGGLPFRLWEWQDAWWQHMRARQRSVGDRLWVHAVHSEAGELLAVAPFMLTHRPSVGPLRLRELQPFGADPNMTEVRSITCRPGHEAAVFGALRAHLRTRAGEWDWMNWGSVQEGSEAEALLRAQPGVRWVRETPDFLMPLPADWETFRSGLKRNIKESLRKCYNAPRRDGLEPRLEVAEGPAQVAEGVAHFLRLHAARASREDTVRHRDVFSSDEAQGFLGDVCARLAGRGVTRVFLLHLGDAVVAARVGFLLGDSLYLYYSGYDPAFAQYSVMTTLVAEALRWSIERGLRTVNLSTGEDVSKTRWGPECVRYREALELSPSLRGSLAWDGYQRARRAMASPRLSQLAERFLKRSAG; from the coding sequence GTGAGCGCACTTCGCGTCGAGTCGCACGAGACGCCCGAGCGCCTGCGCGCGCTGCAGCCCGCGTGGCAGCAGCTCGGCGCCGAGGCGCACGGCGGCCTGCCCTTCCGGCTCTGGGAGTGGCAGGACGCGTGGTGGCAGCACATGCGCGCGCGCCAGCGCAGCGTGGGAGACCGGCTCTGGGTGCACGCGGTGCACTCGGAGGCTGGCGAGCTGCTCGCGGTGGCGCCCTTCATGCTCACCCACCGCCCCTCGGTGGGCCCCCTGCGCCTGCGCGAGCTGCAGCCCTTCGGCGCGGACCCGAACATGACCGAGGTGCGCAGCATCACCTGCCGGCCCGGGCACGAGGCGGCGGTGTTCGGCGCGCTGCGCGCGCACCTGCGCACGCGCGCCGGCGAGTGGGACTGGATGAACTGGGGCAGCGTGCAGGAGGGCAGCGAGGCGGAGGCGCTGCTGCGGGCGCAGCCGGGCGTGCGCTGGGTGCGCGAGACGCCGGACTTCCTGATGCCCCTGCCCGCGGACTGGGAGACCTTCCGCTCGGGGCTCAAGCGCAACATCAAGGAGTCGCTGCGCAAGTGCTACAACGCGCCCCGCCGCGATGGGCTCGAGCCGCGGCTCGAGGTGGCCGAGGGCCCCGCGCAGGTGGCCGAGGGAGTCGCGCACTTCCTGCGCCTGCACGCGGCGCGCGCGAGCCGCGAGGACACGGTGCGCCACCGCGACGTGTTCTCGAGCGACGAGGCGCAGGGCTTCCTCGGGGACGTGTGCGCGCGGCTCGCCGGGCGCGGCGTCACCCGCGTGTTCCTGCTGCACCTGGGCGACGCGGTGGTGGCCGCGCGCGTGGGCTTCCTGCTGGGCGACAGCCTCTACCTCTACTACTCGGGCTACGACCCGGCCTTCGCGCAGTACAGCGTGATGACCACGCTGGTGGCCGAGGCGCTGCGCTGGAGCATCGAGCGGGGCCTGCGCACGGTGAACCTCTCCACCGGGGAGGACGTGTCCAAGACGCGCTGGGGGCCGGAGTGCGTGCGCTACCGCGAGGCGCTCGAGCTCTCGCCCAGCCTGCGCGGCAGCCTCGCGTGGGACGGCTACCAGCGGGCGCGCCGCGCGATGGCGAGCCCGCGCCTGAGCCAGCTCGCGGAGCGCTTCCTCAAGCGCAGCGCCGGCTAG
- a CDS encoding heparan-alpha-glucosaminide N-acetyltransferase domain-containing protein, with protein sequence MSPAPHPLSPPRQEAPLPLLHPVSPQPLASGPRLLAVDAARGTAMLFVFLSHFADNYFPVTDAAHARLRVTLQGVGFLATPSFMLISGLMLGLLFERRREAFGPVRRALLRRGLFLLTIGHVLIAVAQLPSLPSPWEALQELEVTDTIGVALLVGPLLVPRLSARVRLLLSAGLYALSQVLVYAWTPHAMAAQLVKDVLLGISDSHHLLIYCFPFAPWIALYCAGSVLGEWLARELAAGREEAVRARLVRLSKALGGVAVAGVSVHLVMRWARGHAAGFSPGAQQVLEVLRHASSPFSKMPPGLTYLALYCGLALGILALLLRAERAGRLGPYLRVTAMLGRHSLLAFVLQFYVYYALLPWLGLRYSPAWPLYLLATVGLLLGLVRLADAPPSGWGASRRRAALR encoded by the coding sequence ATGTCCCCTGCTCCCCACCCGCTCTCCCCGCCGCGGCAGGAGGCGCCGCTCCCGCTGCTGCACCCGGTGTCCCCGCAGCCGCTCGCCTCCGGGCCCCGCCTGCTCGCGGTGGACGCCGCGCGCGGCACCGCGATGCTGTTCGTGTTCCTCTCCCACTTCGCGGACAATTACTTCCCCGTCACGGATGCCGCGCACGCGCGGCTGCGGGTGACGCTGCAGGGGGTGGGCTTCCTGGCCACTCCGAGCTTCATGCTCATCAGCGGGCTGATGCTGGGCTTGTTGTTCGAGCGGCGGCGCGAGGCCTTCGGCCCGGTGCGCCGGGCGCTGCTCCGCCGCGGCCTCTTCCTGCTCACCATCGGCCACGTGCTCATCGCGGTGGCGCAGCTGCCCTCGCTCCCCTCGCCGTGGGAGGCGCTGCAGGAGCTCGAGGTGACGGACACCATCGGCGTCGCGCTGCTGGTGGGCCCCCTGCTGGTGCCGCGGCTCTCCGCGCGCGTGCGGCTGCTGCTCTCCGCGGGGCTCTACGCGCTGAGCCAGGTGCTGGTCTATGCCTGGACGCCGCACGCAATGGCGGCGCAGCTGGTCAAGGACGTGCTGCTGGGGATCTCGGACTCGCACCACCTGCTCATCTACTGCTTCCCCTTCGCGCCCTGGATTGCGCTGTACTGCGCAGGCAGCGTGCTGGGGGAGTGGCTCGCGCGCGAGCTGGCGGCGGGCCGCGAGGAGGCGGTGCGCGCGCGGCTCGTGCGGCTGTCGAAGGCGCTGGGCGGCGTCGCGGTCGCGGGAGTCTCGGTGCACCTCGTCATGCGCTGGGCGCGGGGCCATGCGGCCGGGTTCTCACCGGGAGCCCAGCAGGTGCTCGAGGTGCTGCGCCACGCGAGCTCACCCTTCTCCAAGATGCCGCCGGGGCTCACCTACCTCGCGCTCTACTGCGGGCTCGCGCTGGGCATCCTCGCGCTGCTGCTGCGCGCCGAGCGCGCGGGGCGGCTCGGGCCCTACCTGCGCGTGACGGCGATGCTGGGGCGCCACTCGCTGCTCGCCTTCGTGCTGCAGTTCTACGTCTACTACGCGCTGCTGCCCTGGCTGGGACTGCGCTACTCGCCCGCGTGGCCGCTGTACCTGCTCGCCACGGTGGGGCTCCTGCTGGGGCTGGTGCGGCTCGCGGACGCGCCGCCTTCGGGGTGGGGCGCGTCGCGGCGGCGGGCTGCCCTGCGCTGA
- a CDS encoding MJ1255/VC2487 family glycosyltransferase, with amino-acid sequence MRILYGVVGEGMGHATRSRVLLEELVKKHEVQIVVSGRARDYLQQRFQNVRGIWGLTLAYEGNSVKSVQTVLQNVQGALKGWPQNVRQYLELAEEFRPDVVVSDFESFSYLFARNHFLPVVSVDNMQVINRCKHDPALLAGHEDSFELSRALVKAKLPGAFHYLVTTFFYPPVRKERTTLLPSILRPEVLAARSEQGEHLLVYQTATTNTRLPEVLKQSGLPCRIYGLRRDLKEDLVDGNLTYRPFSEAGFIDDLRTARAVVAGGGYTLMSEAVYLHKPLLALPLEGQFEQVLNALYLERLGYGMYAKALTAESLQAFLRRVPACAEALQGYHQDGNTLMLTALEEQLQRAKEAGADPLSLWKDAKPRA; translated from the coding sequence ATGCGAATCCTCTATGGAGTCGTCGGCGAAGGGATGGGGCACGCCACGCGCTCGCGGGTGCTGCTCGAGGAGCTGGTGAAGAAGCACGAGGTGCAGATCGTGGTCTCGGGCCGCGCCCGCGACTACCTGCAGCAGCGCTTCCAGAACGTGCGCGGCATCTGGGGCCTCACGCTCGCCTACGAGGGCAACAGCGTGAAGAGCGTGCAGACGGTGCTGCAGAACGTGCAGGGCGCGCTCAAGGGCTGGCCGCAGAACGTGCGTCAGTATCTGGAGCTGGCGGAGGAGTTCCGCCCCGACGTGGTGGTGAGCGACTTCGAGAGCTTCAGCTATCTGTTCGCGCGCAACCACTTCCTGCCGGTGGTGAGCGTGGACAACATGCAGGTCATCAACCGCTGCAAGCACGACCCGGCGCTGCTCGCGGGGCACGAGGACAGCTTCGAGCTGAGCCGCGCGCTGGTGAAGGCGAAGCTGCCGGGCGCCTTCCACTACCTCGTCACCACCTTCTTCTACCCGCCCGTGCGCAAGGAGCGCACCACGCTCCTGCCCTCCATCCTGCGCCCCGAGGTGCTGGCCGCGCGCAGCGAGCAGGGCGAGCACCTGCTCGTCTACCAGACCGCCACCACCAACACGCGCCTGCCCGAGGTGCTCAAGCAGAGCGGGCTGCCCTGCCGCATCTACGGGCTGCGCCGCGACCTGAAGGAGGACCTGGTGGACGGCAACCTCACCTACCGCCCCTTCAGCGAGGCGGGCTTCATCGACGACCTGCGCACCGCGCGCGCCGTGGTGGCGGGCGGCGGCTACACGCTGATGAGCGAGGCGGTGTACCTGCACAAGCCGCTGCTCGCGCTGCCCCTGGAGGGACAGTTCGAGCAGGTGCTCAACGCGCTCTACCTCGAGCGCCTGGGCTACGGCATGTACGCGAAGGCGCTCACCGCGGAGAGCCTGCAGGCGTTCCTGCGCCGCGTGCCCGCCTGCGCCGAGGCGCTGCAGGGCTACCACCAGGACGGCAACACGCTCATGCTCACCGCACTCGAGGAGCAGCTGCAGCGGGCGAAGGAGGCGGGCGCGGACCCGCTCTCCCTCTGGAAGGACGCGAAGCCGCGCGCATAG
- a CDS encoding benzoate-CoA ligase family protein, with translation MDPTPAALDWRHLPERLNLAELFLHRQLPARGDAPALLTETETLTYAQLADQVDRACAVFRALGLQPEQRVLLMLPDVPAFASAWLGCVKAGGVVGAVSPDLKPEEVRYYLEYTGATLLVAHASVLPLVEAALPHCPRLRRVLVVGSGEAGAGAGAHVAYERALAEATPDPHFHPTHRDDAAVWLFTSGSTGFPKGAVHKAHDFLYNALTYGLPILGYRPGDVMLSVPKLAFGYALGTNLLFPLLAGAASVLFPEKPTPERLCALVRRFRPTLLTAVPTALNQLASAPEAEGTDFSCLRLCVSAGEALPAELYHRFRARTGVEVLDGIGSAEMFHIFITNRPGDVKLGALGRVVEGYEARVCDDEGHELPRGEVGTLWVRGDSMALEYWREHEKSKHTFRGDWCVSADKFRQDEEGYFYFCGRGDDLLKVSGKWLAPVEVENALLSHPAVREAAVVGFKDHDGLDKPRAFVALQPGHAGSPELAEALKAHVRAQLAAYKAPREVRFVEALPRSERGKVLKGELRA, from the coding sequence GTGGACCCCACCCCTGCAGCCCTCGACTGGCGCCACCTCCCCGAGCGGCTGAACCTGGCCGAGCTGTTCCTGCACCGGCAGCTGCCCGCGCGGGGCGATGCACCGGCGCTGCTCACCGAGACGGAGACGCTCACCTACGCGCAGCTCGCGGACCAGGTGGACCGCGCCTGCGCGGTGTTCCGGGCGCTGGGGCTGCAGCCCGAGCAGCGCGTGCTGCTGATGCTGCCGGACGTACCGGCCTTCGCCTCCGCGTGGCTCGGCTGCGTGAAGGCGGGCGGCGTGGTGGGCGCGGTGAGCCCGGACCTCAAGCCCGAGGAGGTGCGCTACTACCTCGAGTACACCGGGGCCACGCTGCTCGTCGCGCACGCGAGCGTGCTGCCGCTGGTGGAGGCGGCCCTGCCCCACTGCCCGCGCCTGCGCCGGGTGCTGGTGGTGGGAAGTGGCGAGGCAGGCGCGGGAGCGGGCGCACACGTTGCCTACGAGCGCGCGCTCGCCGAGGCGACGCCGGACCCGCACTTCCACCCCACGCACAGGGACGACGCGGCGGTGTGGCTCTTCACCTCGGGCTCCACGGGCTTCCCGAAGGGCGCGGTGCACAAGGCGCACGACTTCCTCTACAACGCGCTCACCTACGGGCTGCCCATCCTCGGCTACCGGCCCGGGGACGTGATGCTCAGCGTGCCCAAGCTCGCCTTCGGCTACGCGCTGGGGACCAACCTGCTCTTCCCGCTGCTCGCCGGCGCCGCGAGCGTGCTCTTCCCCGAGAAGCCCACCCCCGAGCGCCTCTGCGCGCTGGTGCGCCGCTTCCGGCCCACGCTGCTCACCGCGGTGCCCACCGCGCTCAACCAGCTGGCGAGCGCGCCCGAGGCGGAGGGCACGGACTTCTCCTGCCTGCGGCTGTGCGTGAGCGCGGGTGAGGCGCTGCCCGCGGAGCTCTACCACCGCTTCCGCGCGCGCACGGGCGTGGAGGTGCTGGACGGCATCGGCAGCGCGGAGATGTTCCACATCTTCATCACCAACCGCCCGGGCGACGTGAAGCTCGGCGCGCTGGGGCGCGTGGTCGAGGGCTACGAGGCCCGGGTGTGCGACGACGAGGGGCACGAGCTGCCGCGCGGCGAGGTGGGCACCCTGTGGGTGCGCGGCGACTCGATGGCGCTCGAGTACTGGCGCGAGCACGAGAAGAGCAAGCACACCTTCCGCGGGGACTGGTGCGTCTCGGCGGACAAGTTCCGCCAGGACGAGGAGGGCTACTTCTACTTCTGCGGCCGCGGGGACGACCTGCTCAAGGTGAGCGGCAAGTGGCTCGCGCCGGTGGAGGTGGAGAACGCGCTGCTCAGCCACCCGGCGGTGCGCGAGGCGGCGGTGGTGGGCTTCAAGGACCACGACGGCCTGGACAAGCCGCGCGCCTTCGTGGCGCTGCAGCCCGGGCACGCGGGCAGCCCCGAGCTCGCCGAGGCGCTCAAGGCGCACGTGCGCGCGCAGCTCGCCGCGTACAAGGCGCCGCGCGAGGTGCGCTTCGTGGAGGCGCTGCCGCGCAGCGAGCGCGGCAAGGTGCTCAAGGGGGAGCTGCGCGCATGA
- a CDS encoding SDR family oxidoreductase, with protein sequence MADRSRTLSLLRNAAAASLGAAVGLRATLSHRYAFRGRTVLITGGSRGLGLVLARHLAAEGARLALCARDEDSLARAREELERLGAEVFTQACDVRERAQVQALVDAVQARFGSVDVLVNNAGVIQAGPLESMTEEDFAEAMDTHFWGPLHATLAVLPQMKARREGRVVNISSIGGKLAVPHLVPYSASKFALVGLSDGLRAELRRYGIVVTTVCPGLMRTGSPRNADFRGDSEAEYTWFSLSDSLPLFSMSAERAARKILRATRRGDAEVVLSVQAKVGALSRALAPNLTAGVLALAARALPQDASPESAKGRDSETPLSRSWLTLLTQRAARRNNEVGPQESAASVH encoded by the coding sequence ATGGCCGACCGCTCCCGGACCCTCTCCCTCCTGCGCAACGCCGCCGCCGCGTCCCTGGGCGCCGCGGTGGGACTGCGCGCCACGCTCAGCCACCGCTACGCCTTCCGCGGCCGCACGGTGCTCATCACCGGAGGCTCGCGCGGCCTCGGGCTGGTGCTCGCCCGGCACCTCGCGGCCGAGGGCGCGCGCCTCGCCCTGTGCGCGCGCGACGAGGACTCGCTCGCGCGTGCCCGAGAGGAGCTCGAGCGCCTGGGCGCCGAGGTGTTCACCCAGGCCTGCGACGTGCGCGAGCGCGCCCAGGTGCAGGCCCTGGTGGACGCGGTGCAGGCGCGCTTCGGCAGCGTGGACGTGCTGGTGAACAACGCGGGCGTCATCCAGGCGGGCCCGCTCGAGTCGATGACCGAGGAGGACTTCGCCGAGGCCATGGACACGCACTTCTGGGGCCCGCTGCACGCGACGCTCGCGGTGCTGCCCCAGATGAAGGCGCGCCGCGAGGGCCGCGTCGTCAACATCTCCTCCATCGGCGGCAAGCTCGCGGTGCCGCACCTGGTGCCCTACAGCGCGAGCAAGTTCGCGCTGGTGGGACTCTCGGACGGCCTGCGCGCGGAGCTGCGCCGCTACGGCATCGTGGTGACCACGGTGTGTCCGGGCCTCATGCGCACCGGGTCCCCTCGCAACGCGGACTTCAGGGGCGACAGCGAGGCCGAGTACACCTGGTTCTCGCTGAGCGACTCGCTCCCGCTGTTCTCGATGAGCGCGGAGCGCGCGGCGCGCAAGATCCTGCGCGCCACCCGCCGCGGCGACGCCGAGGTGGTGCTCAGCGTTCAGGCGAAGGTGGGCGCCCTCTCGCGCGCGCTCGCCCCCAACCTCACCGCCGGCGTGCTCGCGCTCGCGGCGCGCGCCCTGCCCCAGGACGCGAGCCCCGAGAGCGCGAAGGGCCGCGACAGCGAGACCCCGCTCAGCCGCTCGTGGCTCACGCTGCTCACCCAGCGCGCCGCGCGGCGCAACAACGAGGTGGGGCCGCAGGAGAGCGCGGCCTCGGTGCACTGA
- a CDS encoding glycosyltransferase — MVSDVPDVSVVIPTFRRPQALREALESVLAQEGVQVEVRVLDDSPEGSAREVVEAFRDARLTYVKREVPTGGDPAVVRNEGWPVARGRYVHFLDDDDRVAAGAYRAMVAALDANPRAGMVFGRVDPFGNNAEVLAHQRAYFADAARRAKRAQKVGSRRWMATNMLFRPTVLVNSACMVRRECVAPLGGYRTECLVVEDVDFYLRVIRRFGFVFLDEVVVHYRTGETSLMHDAHSERVVRSYGAIYERYRETYGQLELTALKLCARTVLRWL, encoded by the coding sequence ATGGTCTCCGACGTCCCGGACGTCTCCGTCGTCATCCCCACCTTCCGCCGGCCCCAGGCGCTGCGCGAGGCGCTGGAGAGCGTGCTCGCGCAAGAGGGCGTCCAGGTGGAGGTGCGTGTCCTGGACGACAGCCCCGAGGGCTCGGCGCGCGAGGTGGTGGAGGCATTCCGCGACGCGCGCCTCACGTACGTGAAGCGCGAGGTGCCCACCGGGGGTGACCCGGCGGTGGTGCGCAACGAGGGCTGGCCGGTGGCGCGCGGCCGCTACGTGCACTTCCTGGACGACGACGACCGGGTGGCCGCGGGCGCCTACCGCGCCATGGTGGCCGCGCTGGATGCGAACCCGCGCGCCGGCATGGTGTTCGGCCGCGTGGACCCCTTCGGCAACAACGCCGAGGTGCTCGCGCACCAGCGCGCCTACTTCGCGGACGCGGCGCGCCGCGCCAAGCGGGCCCAGAAGGTGGGCTCGCGCCGCTGGATGGCCACCAACATGCTGTTCCGGCCCACGGTGCTGGTGAACAGCGCCTGCATGGTGCGCCGCGAGTGCGTGGCGCCGCTGGGCGGCTACCGCACCGAGTGCCTGGTGGTGGAGGACGTGGACTTCTACCTGCGCGTCATCCGCCGCTTCGGCTTCGTCTTCCTGGACGAGGTGGTGGTGCACTACCGCACGGGCGAGACCTCGCTCATGCACGACGCCCACTCCGAGCGCGTGGTGCGCTCGTACGGCGCCATCTACGAGCGCTACCGCGAGACGTACGGGCAGCTGGAGCTCACGGCGCTCAAGCTGTGCGCGAGGACGGTGCTGCGGTGGCTGTGA
- a CDS encoding phytanoyl-CoA dioxygenase family protein, translating into MNALARPADVRPDTLPLQTLQLTPREQAEGVMSAEHRELAAAILAFRGYVILKDALRPEFVERLRAEVAEIYADCRSTLDAVETDGSPDAVRHTYVSGRKGATFWFRKSRWRIFPRLTGIMGSPELLANAFVMPVLEQLLGPGFYCKYVSSDTCVKGAMLQSPHSDIDQDRVIHQGQWRPRGFIVNVPIAECGLHNGPTEVWPGGSHMWSSGLFERFGLAPYVQDGRNPPVERLAEYFPSVKVTLQPGEILVRDLSMWHRGTPSGSEQPRTLLTTAYFRAGYEYFYGDASYNLDPQLYRELDPRVRGLFQHHFSLAHALRLARHRVSSAVGRRAKALFTRGS; encoded by the coding sequence ATGAACGCCCTCGCCCGCCCCGCGGACGTCCGTCCGGACACGCTTCCCCTGCAGACGCTGCAGCTCACCCCCCGCGAGCAAGCGGAGGGGGTGATGAGCGCCGAGCACCGGGAGCTCGCGGCGGCCATCCTCGCCTTTCGTGGCTACGTCATCCTCAAGGACGCGCTGCGCCCGGAGTTCGTGGAGCGGCTGCGCGCGGAGGTGGCGGAGATCTACGCGGACTGCCGGTCCACGCTGGACGCGGTGGAGACGGACGGCAGCCCGGATGCGGTGCGCCACACCTACGTGTCCGGGCGCAAGGGAGCCACCTTCTGGTTCCGCAAGTCGCGCTGGCGCATCTTCCCGCGCCTCACCGGCATCATGGGCTCGCCGGAGCTGCTGGCGAACGCCTTCGTGATGCCGGTGCTCGAGCAGCTGCTGGGGCCCGGCTTCTACTGCAAGTACGTCTCGAGCGACACCTGCGTGAAGGGGGCGATGCTGCAGTCGCCGCACAGCGACATCGACCAGGACCGGGTCATCCACCAGGGCCAGTGGCGGCCGCGCGGCTTCATCGTGAACGTGCCGATCGCCGAGTGCGGGCTGCACAACGGTCCCACCGAGGTGTGGCCGGGCGGCAGCCACATGTGGTCCTCGGGGCTGTTCGAGCGCTTCGGGCTCGCGCCCTACGTGCAGGACGGGCGCAACCCCCCGGTGGAGCGGCTCGCCGAGTACTTCCCGAGCGTGAAGGTGACGCTGCAGCCCGGGGAGATCCTCGTGCGAGACCTGTCCATGTGGCACCGCGGCACGCCCAGCGGCAGTGAGCAGCCGCGCACCCTGCTCACCACGGCCTACTTCCGCGCGGGCTACGAGTACTTCTACGGCGACGCCTCCTACAACCTGGACCCGCAGCTCTACCGCGAGCTGGACCCGCGCGTGCGCGGCCTCTTCCAGCACCACTTCTCGCTCGCCCACGCCCTGCGCCTCGCCCGGCACCGGGTGAGCTCGGCGGTGGGGCGGCGCGCAAAGGCCCTCTTCACCCGCGGCTCGTAG
- a CDS encoding alpha/beta hydrolase produces the protein MRSAVRWAAGVAALGLVLAPVARAALYSERLFHYPRPRAQWPAELPPAQAAHFTTSDGLGLSGWFVPPRNGATVVLVHGLGQGRQGLLPEARVLLEAGYGVLLFDLRAHGESAGEATTWGNEERRDVEAALAWVRAQPQVDPARVGGLGFSIGASALADVAARDAGLGAVALVSPYTLLSDEVDFDCGHRDPLSRLGMRLPFWRRHIDLAAVRTVDALHALAPRPVWLVVGALERDTEMNAALLAAAPSGASWRVPGAGHGHLVEAAPAEYPRRLRAFFDAALQPHHP, from the coding sequence ATGCGCAGCGCAGTGCGGTGGGCAGCAGGGGTGGCGGCGCTGGGGCTCGTGCTCGCCCCGGTGGCGCGCGCCGCGCTCTACTCCGAGCGGCTCTTCCACTACCCGCGCCCGCGCGCCCAGTGGCCCGCGGAGCTGCCGCCCGCGCAAGCAGCGCACTTCACCACCTCGGACGGGCTCGGGCTCTCGGGCTGGTTCGTGCCGCCGCGCAACGGCGCCACGGTGGTGCTGGTGCACGGGCTCGGGCAGGGGCGCCAGGGGCTCTTGCCCGAGGCGCGGGTGCTGCTCGAGGCGGGCTACGGCGTGCTGCTCTTCGACCTGCGCGCCCACGGCGAGAGCGCGGGCGAGGCCACCACCTGGGGCAACGAGGAGCGGCGCGACGTGGAGGCGGCGCTCGCGTGGGTGCGGGCGCAGCCGCAGGTGGACCCGGCGCGCGTGGGCGGCCTGGGCTTCTCCATCGGGGCGAGCGCGCTCGCGGACGTGGCGGCGCGCGACGCGGGGCTGGGCGCCGTGGCGCTCGTCTCCCCCTACACGCTGCTCTCGGACGAGGTGGACTTCGACTGCGGGCACCGCGACCCGCTCTCGCGCCTCGGCATGCGCCTGCCCTTCTGGCGCCGCCACATCGACCTGGCGGCGGTGCGCACCGTGGACGCGCTGCACGCGCTCGCGCCGAGGCCGGTGTGGCTGGTGGTGGGCGCGCTCGAGCGCGACACCGAGATGAACGCCGCGCTGCTCGCCGCGGCGCCCTCGGGGGCGAGCTGGCGGGTGCCGGGCGCAGGCCACGGCCACCTGGTGGAGGCGGCCCCGGCCGAGTACCCGCGCCGCCTGCGCGCCTTCTTCGACGCGGCGCTGCAGCCGCACCACCCCTGA
- a CDS encoding TlpA disulfide reductase family protein — MPPHRVPLTLLDPDGGWVNAPVHVSELHNRPVLLHFWSTNCKSCKEQLPSLHKLIAEFEPRGLRVIGVHVPLDENEAALDTNVIETEARRLNLKHPIAVDDGSMAQAYGVKAIPAFLVFDANPELRHQVSGEKAMGHLRSALERALEEKPHEPHGDITASAP, encoded by the coding sequence ATGCCACCGCACCGAGTTCCGCTCACCCTGCTCGACCCCGATGGCGGCTGGGTGAATGCGCCGGTCCACGTCTCCGAGCTGCACAACCGTCCTGTCCTGCTGCACTTCTGGTCCACGAACTGCAAGAGCTGCAAGGAGCAGCTGCCCTCGCTGCACAAGCTCATCGCGGAGTTCGAGCCGCGGGGCCTGCGCGTCATCGGCGTGCACGTCCCGCTCGACGAGAACGAGGCCGCGCTGGACACCAACGTCATCGAGACGGAGGCGCGCCGCCTCAACCTCAAGCACCCCATCGCGGTGGACGACGGCTCCATGGCGCAGGCCTACGGGGTGAAGGCCATTCCCGCGTTCCTCGTGTTCGACGCGAACCCCGAGCTGCGCCACCAGGTCTCCGGCGAGAAGGCGATGGGGCACCTGCGCTCGGCACTCGAGCGCGCCCTGGAGGAGAAGCCGCACGAGCCCCACGGCGACATCACCGCCAGCGCGCCCTGA